A single region of the Anoplolepis gracilipes chromosome 1, ASM4749672v1, whole genome shotgun sequence genome encodes:
- the LOC140672464 gene encoding uncharacterized protein isoform X5, which produces MTSGAITKFDPDWVRMVELRAASARMTGGLDRRSSNRLHYAILTILDTIFSTFMIAPAVVGYWRGTWELSDFYVYPNKPVFSSFASITIGFTGLFVFNVLQHCLVDVLHPDKHRLSYYIGSRLYTSVFGLCCVNAWRGTFMALDIYTEQTPSTIVATTAVSLLALGIMRAIRNVSAPPFALVLDSCSGYFEVQTMFRINNTRDWSLYLLDCAFSVGVVGTLVIFVWRGFWILIDIYLFPENPKCSAVGSLAIGYFIVAVTFCLQPLMRYVCARLQGLVLLVVADAFLLLSFLGTVNVWRGIWNALDLWLLPDNPELSCWITHISCFVFLVLLNCSNTILVRGVYIDAEEEAGKCVVFPCHYLRLFFKIKREKKQARQQKLLVTSQDFDDRTDVNEKDSENGTFLPNNTAVTIIPANADSLA; this is translated from the exons ATGACCAGCGGTGCGATTACTAAATTCGATCCGGATTGGGTCAGAATGGTCGAGTTGCGCGCGGCTAGTGCCAGAATGACCGGGGGCCTAGACAGAAGATCCTCGAATCGATTGCACTACGCCATCCTGACGATTCTAGACACGATATTCTCCACGTTTATGATCGCGCCTGCAGTGGTCGGTTACTGGCGCGGCACCTGGGAACTTAGTGACTTTTACGTCTATCCGAACAAGCCGGTGTTCAGCAGCTTCGCATCGATCACGATCGGCTTCACCGGTCTCTTCGTCTTCAACGTGCTGCAACACTGCCTGGTCGACGTTCTCCATCCGGATAAGCATCGGCTGTCCTATTATATCGGCTCGCGGCTTTATACCAGCGTGTTCGGTTTATGTTGTGTGAACGCCTGGCGCGGTACCTTTATGGCCCTGGACATCTACACGGAACAGACGCCCAGCACCATCGTCGCCACGACCGCTGTCAGTCTCCTCGCGCTTGGCATCATGCGTGCGATCCGCAACGTTTCCGCGCCACCGTTTGCGCTCGTTCTCGATTCGTGTTCGGGTTATTTCGAAGTGCAGACTATGTTCCGCATCAAC AATACGAGGGACTGGTCATTGTACTTACTGGATTGTGCCTTTAGCGTCGGTGTTGTTGGCACGTTGGTTATTTTCGTTTGGAGAGGGTTTTGGATTCTCAtcgatatttatctatttccaGAAAATCCCAAATGTTCTGCCGTTGGCTCACTC gCTATCGGCTATTTCATAGTCGCCGTAACGTTTTGTCTGCAACCACTGATGCGATACGTCTGCGCGCGTCTTCAGGGTCTGGTTCTCTTAGTAGTCGCGGACGCTTTTCTCCTTCTGAGCTTCCTAGGGACCGTGAACGTCTGGCGAGGTATATGGAACGCGCTCGATTTGTGGCTGTTGCCGGATAATCCGGAATTGTCCTGCTGGATTACTCACATCAGTTGTTTCGTTTTTCTCGTTCTCCTTAATTGTAGCAATACCATTCTTGTACGTGGGGTTTACATCGACGCCGAGGAAGAGGCAGGAAAGTGCGTTGTGTTTCCGTGTCACTATCTTCGATTATTCTTCAag ATTAAACGCGAGAAGAAGCAAGCGAGACAGCAGAAGCTGTTGGTGACCTCTCAAGATTTCGATGATCGTACTGATGTAAACGAAAAGGATAGCGAGAATGGAACTTTCCTGCCGAATAATACCGCAGTGACGATTATACCCGCGAATGCAGACTCTCTTGCATAA
- the LOC140672464 gene encoding uncharacterized protein isoform X1, whose product MYNTESCQLPSEEKLIEKSVKHFCSNNDTQTLVSQRYHPNTVECKSLILSINKLENNHLVASTIEEAETGQIEKYKNDRTVSNINETSQDNSKEDNTCTCNEKTHQVLEEVTKPTKKSKRRKRTFSLLDILISASMIAPLTIGFWRGVWTSMDLRTQLFPGWLCFTFGAALHVALAIFKNRFHDLYTNKWAELNWRKRLPYYMLRILYTYTFGVACITHWRGGWIIIDNYLFMHVWITTALMCSLLACLAVLRCIRNLIATPFIIFIDVPHYVFRFPTRYNVNTRDWSLYLLDCAFSVGVVGTLVIFVWRGFWILIDIYLFPENPKCSAVGSLAIGYFIVAVTFCLQPLMRYVCARLQGLVLLVVADAFLLLSFLGTVNVWRGIWNALDLWLLPDNPELSCWITHISCFVFLVLLNCSNTILVRGVYIDAEEEAGKCVVFPCHYLRLFFKIKREKKQARQQKLLVTSQDFDDRTDVNEKDSENGTFLPNNTAVTIIPANADSLA is encoded by the exons atgtacaatacgGAATCGTGTCAGTTGCCTAGTGAAGAAAAGCTTATAGAAAAATCTGTGAAACATTTTTGCTCAAACAACGATACTCAAACATTAGTATCGCAAAGATATCATCCTAACACTGTTGAAtgcaaaagtttaatattatcaataaataagcTTGAAAATAATCACCTTGTTGCCTCTACGATTGAAGAAGCAGAAACAggacaaattgaaaaatataagaatgatAGGACAGTATCAAATATCAACGAGACGTCGCAAGATAATTCAAag GAAGACAATACTTGTACATGCAATGAAAAAACTCATCAAGTCCTCGAAGAAGTAACTAAACcaacaaaaaaatcaaaaagaagaaaacgaaCGTTTTCTTTActcgatatattaatatctgcgAGTATGATCGCTCCTTTAACGATTGGCTTTTGGAGAGGAGTATGGACATCGATGGATCTTCGTACGCAATT GTTTCCCGGCTGGCTTTGTTTTACGTTCGGCGCCGCGTTACATGTAGCACTCGCAATTTTCAAGAATCGTTTTCATGATCTTTACACAAATAAATGGGCTGAATTAAATTGGCGAAAGCGACTACCTTATTACATGTTACGAATTCTGTACACTTACACTTTCGGAGTAGCGTGCATCACGCATTGGCGAGGTGGCTGGATCATCATtgataattatctatttatgcACGTATG GATAACAACGGCTTTGATGTGTTCACTGCTGGCGTGCTTGGCGGTTCTACGTTGCATTCGGAACTTGATAGCAACCCCATTCATTATCTTCATTGATGTACCACATTACGTTTTTCGATTTCCTACGAGATATAATGTG AATACGAGGGACTGGTCATTGTACTTACTGGATTGTGCCTTTAGCGTCGGTGTTGTTGGCACGTTGGTTATTTTCGTTTGGAGAGGGTTTTGGATTCTCAtcgatatttatctatttccaGAAAATCCCAAATGTTCTGCCGTTGGCTCACTC gCTATCGGCTATTTCATAGTCGCCGTAACGTTTTGTCTGCAACCACTGATGCGATACGTCTGCGCGCGTCTTCAGGGTCTGGTTCTCTTAGTAGTCGCGGACGCTTTTCTCCTTCTGAGCTTCCTAGGGACCGTGAACGTCTGGCGAGGTATATGGAACGCGCTCGATTTGTGGCTGTTGCCGGATAATCCGGAATTGTCCTGCTGGATTACTCACATCAGTTGTTTCGTTTTTCTCGTTCTCCTTAATTGTAGCAATACCATTCTTGTACGTGGGGTTTACATCGACGCCGAGGAAGAGGCAGGAAAGTGCGTTGTGTTTCCGTGTCACTATCTTCGATTATTCTTCAag ATTAAACGCGAGAAGAAGCAAGCGAGACAGCAGAAGCTGTTGGTGACCTCTCAAGATTTCGATGATCGTACTGATGTAAACGAAAAGGATAGCGAGAATGGAACTTTCCTGCCGAATAATACCGCAGTGACGATTATACCCGCGAATGCAGACTCTCTTGCATAA
- the LOC140666028 gene encoding START domain-containing protein 10, with product MDIGVVKIAEDKDFEKLKKLYDDNNDWKLDYNKPDLSVWTKSVRGISFKMVKIRTRFPDISPETLYDVLHDPDYRKVWDTHMIESKDIGFFNPNNDIGYYSMACPSPLKNRDFVLQRSWLDTGIEQLILNHSVYHKDYPPRKHFVRATSYLTGYIVRPSRNGDGSELGYVSHTDPHGKLPVWLVNKITQIFAPKMVKRLHKASVGYPSWKLLNNPNYKPWHYPEQIMAPRIRIEECIKSAEEKNSKYNYVDESDLRENLVKESTVVDSD from the exons ATGGATATTGGTGTTGTTAAAATTGCGGAAGATAAAgattttgagaaattaaagaaactGTACGATGATAATAATGACTGGAAATTAGATTATAACAAACCTGATTTATCTGTTTGGACAAAATCCGTCCGAggaattagttttaaaatggTGAAA ATTAGAACACGTTTTCCTGACATTTCACCAGAAACTTTATATGATGTTCTACATGATCCAGACTATAGAAAAGTTTGGGACACTCATATGATTGAATCAAAAGACATAGGGTTTTTTAATCCAAATAATGACATTGGTTATTATTCCA tGGCATGCCCATCtccattaaaaaatagagacTTTGTCTTGCAACGATCTTGGCTAGATACTGGTATAGaacaattgatattaaatcattCAGTTTATCACAAAGACTATCCACCTAGAAAACACTTTGTACGAGCAACATCTTACCTCACGG gcTATATTGTAAGGCCTTCACGTAACGGAGATGGTTCCGAGCTCGGTTATGTATCACACACAGATCCACATGGTAAATTGCCTGTGTGGTTGGTCAATAAAATTACGCAAATATTTGCTCCCAAA atggtAAAACGATTACACAAAGCCTCTGTGGGTTATCCAAGCTGGAAATTACTTAATAATCCAAATTACAAGCCATGGCATTATCCTGAACAAATAATGGCACCTAGAATACGTATTGAAGAA TGCATAAAATCtgcagaagaaaaaaattcaaagtataattatgtaGACGAATCTGATTTAAGGGAAAATTTAGTTAAGGAATCTACGGTAGTAGATagcgattaa
- the LOC140672708 gene encoding acylphosphatase-2 translates to MAADDPLCREPLVSVEFEVFGKVQGVYFPKYVRDICIQLGICGWVKNSKTGSILGKMQGPRAFVDQMAQWLTSVGSPGSEIHHCEFTNWETVTKQQYQGFVIRF, encoded by the exons ATGGCGGCGGATGATCCCCTTTGCCGGGAACCATTAGTATCCGTCGAATTTGAGGTTTTTGGAAAAGTACAGG GCGTATATTTCCCGAAGTACGtgagagatatatgtatacaattggGAATTTGCGGTTGGGTGAAAAACAGTAAAACTGGCTCAATCCTCGGGAAGATGCAAGGACCTCGGGCGTTCGTCGATCAGAT GGCACAGTGGTTAACGTCAGTGGGTAGCCCGGGTAGCGAGATACATCACTGCGAATTTACAAATTGGGAAACTGTTACGAAGCAGCAATATCAAGGTTTCGTGATCcgtttttaa
- the LOC140672464 gene encoding uncharacterized protein isoform X4: MYNTESCQLPSEEKLIEKSVKHFCSNNDTQTLVSQRYHPNTVECKSLILSINKLENNHLVASTIEEAETGQIEKYKNDRTVSNINETSQDNSKEDNTCTCNEKTHQVLEEVTKPTKKSKRRKRTFSLLDILISASMIAPLTIGFWRGVWTSMDLRTQLITTALMCSLLACLAVLRCIRNLIATPFIIFIDVPHYVFRFPTRYNVNTRDWSLYLLDCAFSVGVVGTLVIFVWRGFWILIDIYLFPENPKCSAVGSLAIGYFIVAVTFCLQPLMRYVCARLQGLVLLVVADAFLLLSFLGTVNVWRGIWNALDLWLLPDNPELSCWITHISCFVFLVLLNCSNTILVRGVYIDAEEEAGKCVVFPCHYLRLFFKIKREKKQARQQKLLVTSQDFDDRTDVNEKDSENGTFLPNNTAVTIIPANADSLA; encoded by the exons atgtacaatacgGAATCGTGTCAGTTGCCTAGTGAAGAAAAGCTTATAGAAAAATCTGTGAAACATTTTTGCTCAAACAACGATACTCAAACATTAGTATCGCAAAGATATCATCCTAACACTGTTGAAtgcaaaagtttaatattatcaataaataagcTTGAAAATAATCACCTTGTTGCCTCTACGATTGAAGAAGCAGAAACAggacaaattgaaaaatataagaatgatAGGACAGTATCAAATATCAACGAGACGTCGCAAGATAATTCAAag GAAGACAATACTTGTACATGCAATGAAAAAACTCATCAAGTCCTCGAAGAAGTAACTAAACcaacaaaaaaatcaaaaagaagaaaacgaaCGTTTTCTTTActcgatatattaatatctgcgAGTATGATCGCTCCTTTAACGATTGGCTTTTGGAGAGGAGTATGGACATCGATGGATCTTCGTACGCAATT GATAACAACGGCTTTGATGTGTTCACTGCTGGCGTGCTTGGCGGTTCTACGTTGCATTCGGAACTTGATAGCAACCCCATTCATTATCTTCATTGATGTACCACATTACGTTTTTCGATTTCCTACGAGATATAATGTG AATACGAGGGACTGGTCATTGTACTTACTGGATTGTGCCTTTAGCGTCGGTGTTGTTGGCACGTTGGTTATTTTCGTTTGGAGAGGGTTTTGGATTCTCAtcgatatttatctatttccaGAAAATCCCAAATGTTCTGCCGTTGGCTCACTC gCTATCGGCTATTTCATAGTCGCCGTAACGTTTTGTCTGCAACCACTGATGCGATACGTCTGCGCGCGTCTTCAGGGTCTGGTTCTCTTAGTAGTCGCGGACGCTTTTCTCCTTCTGAGCTTCCTAGGGACCGTGAACGTCTGGCGAGGTATATGGAACGCGCTCGATTTGTGGCTGTTGCCGGATAATCCGGAATTGTCCTGCTGGATTACTCACATCAGTTGTTTCGTTTTTCTCGTTCTCCTTAATTGTAGCAATACCATTCTTGTACGTGGGGTTTACATCGACGCCGAGGAAGAGGCAGGAAAGTGCGTTGTGTTTCCGTGTCACTATCTTCGATTATTCTTCAag ATTAAACGCGAGAAGAAGCAAGCGAGACAGCAGAAGCTGTTGGTGACCTCTCAAGATTTCGATGATCGTACTGATGTAAACGAAAAGGATAGCGAGAATGGAACTTTCCTGCCGAATAATACCGCAGTGACGATTATACCCGCGAATGCAGACTCTCTTGCATAA
- the LOC140672464 gene encoding uncharacterized protein isoform X2 — protein sequence MYNTESCQLPSEEKLIEKSVKHFCSNNDTQTLVSQRYHPNTVECKSLILSINKLENNHLVASTIEEAETGQIEKYKNDRTVSNINETSQDNSKIYVNRFPGWLCFTFGAALHVALAIFKNRFHDLYTNKWAELNWRKRLPYYMLRILYTYTFGVACITHWRGGWIIIDNYLFMHVWITTALMCSLLACLAVLRCIRNLIATPFIIFIDVPHYVFRFPTRYNVNTRDWSLYLLDCAFSVGVVGTLVIFVWRGFWILIDIYLFPENPKCSAVGSLAIGYFIVAVTFCLQPLMRYVCARLQGLVLLVVADAFLLLSFLGTVNVWRGIWNALDLWLLPDNPELSCWITHISCFVFLVLLNCSNTILVRGVYIDAEEEAGKCVVFPCHYLRLFFKIKREKKQARQQKLLVTSQDFDDRTDVNEKDSENGTFLPNNTAVTIIPANADSLA from the exons atgtacaatacgGAATCGTGTCAGTTGCCTAGTGAAGAAAAGCTTATAGAAAAATCTGTGAAACATTTTTGCTCAAACAACGATACTCAAACATTAGTATCGCAAAGATATCATCCTAACACTGTTGAAtgcaaaagtttaatattatcaataaataagcTTGAAAATAATCACCTTGTTGCCTCTACGATTGAAGAAGCAGAAACAggacaaattgaaaaatataagaatgatAGGACAGTATCAAATATCAACGAGACGTCGCAAGATAATTCAAag ATTTATGTCAACAGGTTTCCCGGCTGGCTTTGTTTTACGTTCGGCGCCGCGTTACATGTAGCACTCGCAATTTTCAAGAATCGTTTTCATGATCTTTACACAAATAAATGGGCTGAATTAAATTGGCGAAAGCGACTACCTTATTACATGTTACGAATTCTGTACACTTACACTTTCGGAGTAGCGTGCATCACGCATTGGCGAGGTGGCTGGATCATCATtgataattatctatttatgcACGTATG GATAACAACGGCTTTGATGTGTTCACTGCTGGCGTGCTTGGCGGTTCTACGTTGCATTCGGAACTTGATAGCAACCCCATTCATTATCTTCATTGATGTACCACATTACGTTTTTCGATTTCCTACGAGATATAATGTG AATACGAGGGACTGGTCATTGTACTTACTGGATTGTGCCTTTAGCGTCGGTGTTGTTGGCACGTTGGTTATTTTCGTTTGGAGAGGGTTTTGGATTCTCAtcgatatttatctatttccaGAAAATCCCAAATGTTCTGCCGTTGGCTCACTC gCTATCGGCTATTTCATAGTCGCCGTAACGTTTTGTCTGCAACCACTGATGCGATACGTCTGCGCGCGTCTTCAGGGTCTGGTTCTCTTAGTAGTCGCGGACGCTTTTCTCCTTCTGAGCTTCCTAGGGACCGTGAACGTCTGGCGAGGTATATGGAACGCGCTCGATTTGTGGCTGTTGCCGGATAATCCGGAATTGTCCTGCTGGATTACTCACATCAGTTGTTTCGTTTTTCTCGTTCTCCTTAATTGTAGCAATACCATTCTTGTACGTGGGGTTTACATCGACGCCGAGGAAGAGGCAGGAAAGTGCGTTGTGTTTCCGTGTCACTATCTTCGATTATTCTTCAag ATTAAACGCGAGAAGAAGCAAGCGAGACAGCAGAAGCTGTTGGTGACCTCTCAAGATTTCGATGATCGTACTGATGTAAACGAAAAGGATAGCGAGAATGGAACTTTCCTGCCGAATAATACCGCAGTGACGATTATACCCGCGAATGCAGACTCTCTTGCATAA
- the LOC140672464 gene encoding uncharacterized protein isoform X3, with product MYNTESCQLPSEEKLIEKSVKHFCSNNDTQTLVSQRYHPNTVECKSLILSINKLENNHLVASTIEEAETGQIEKYKNDRTVSNINETSQDNSKEDNTCTCNEKTHQVLEEVTKPTKKSKRRKRTFSLLDILISASMIAPLTIGFWRGVWTSMDLRTQLFPGWLCFTFGAALHVALAIFKNRFHDLYTNKWAELNWRKRLPYYMLRILYTYTFGVACITHWRGGWIIIDNYLFMHVWITTALMCSLLACLAVLRCIRNLIATPFIIFIDVPHYVFRFPTRYNVNTRDWSLYLLDCAFSVGVVGTLVIFVWRGFWILIDIYLFPENPKCSAVGSLAIGYFIVAVTFCLQPLMRYVCARLQGLVLLVVADAFLLLSFLGTVNVWRAIPFLYVGFTSTPRKRQESALCFRVTIFDYSSRLNARRSKRDSRSCW from the exons atgtacaatacgGAATCGTGTCAGTTGCCTAGTGAAGAAAAGCTTATAGAAAAATCTGTGAAACATTTTTGCTCAAACAACGATACTCAAACATTAGTATCGCAAAGATATCATCCTAACACTGTTGAAtgcaaaagtttaatattatcaataaataagcTTGAAAATAATCACCTTGTTGCCTCTACGATTGAAGAAGCAGAAACAggacaaattgaaaaatataagaatgatAGGACAGTATCAAATATCAACGAGACGTCGCAAGATAATTCAAag GAAGACAATACTTGTACATGCAATGAAAAAACTCATCAAGTCCTCGAAGAAGTAACTAAACcaacaaaaaaatcaaaaagaagaaaacgaaCGTTTTCTTTActcgatatattaatatctgcgAGTATGATCGCTCCTTTAACGATTGGCTTTTGGAGAGGAGTATGGACATCGATGGATCTTCGTACGCAATT GTTTCCCGGCTGGCTTTGTTTTACGTTCGGCGCCGCGTTACATGTAGCACTCGCAATTTTCAAGAATCGTTTTCATGATCTTTACACAAATAAATGGGCTGAATTAAATTGGCGAAAGCGACTACCTTATTACATGTTACGAATTCTGTACACTTACACTTTCGGAGTAGCGTGCATCACGCATTGGCGAGGTGGCTGGATCATCATtgataattatctatttatgcACGTATG GATAACAACGGCTTTGATGTGTTCACTGCTGGCGTGCTTGGCGGTTCTACGTTGCATTCGGAACTTGATAGCAACCCCATTCATTATCTTCATTGATGTACCACATTACGTTTTTCGATTTCCTACGAGATATAATGTG AATACGAGGGACTGGTCATTGTACTTACTGGATTGTGCCTTTAGCGTCGGTGTTGTTGGCACGTTGGTTATTTTCGTTTGGAGAGGGTTTTGGATTCTCAtcgatatttatctatttccaGAAAATCCCAAATGTTCTGCCGTTGGCTCACTC gCTATCGGCTATTTCATAGTCGCCGTAACGTTTTGTCTGCAACCACTGATGCGATACGTCTGCGCGCGTCTTCAGGGTCTGGTTCTCTTAGTAGTCGCGGACGCTTTTCTCCTTCTGAGCTTCCTAGGGACCGTGAACGTCTGGCGAG CAATACCATTCTTGTACGTGGGGTTTACATCGACGCCGAGGAAGAGGCAGGAAAGTGCGTTGTGTTTCCGTGTCACTATCTTCGATTATTCTTCAag ATTAAACGCGAGAAGAAGCAAGCGAGACAGCAGAAGCTGTTGGTGA